A genomic region of Mycolicibacterium poriferae contains the following coding sequences:
- the xseA gene encoding exodeoxyribonuclease VII large subunit produces MTEPPQGQSADNPFPVRGVAIRVAGWIDKLGAVWVEGQIAQLTLRPNSNTAFITLRDPAADMSLSLTCPRDLVVNAPVRMTDGTQVIVFGKPNFYTGRGTFSLRVSEIRAVGIGELLARIERLRRLLDAEGLFDPRLKRSLPFLPDTIGLITGRASAAEHDIMAVTTGRWPAVRFSVRHTVVQGPNAVPQIVEALRGLDADPAVDVIVLARGGGSVEDLLPFSDETLCREIARCTTPVVSAIGHEPDNPLCDLVADVRAATPTDAAKRIVPDTGAEQALVKDLRSRSARALRNWVNREQHAVTQLRSRPVLARPLEAIDARGEEIHRARRTARRDITRLLAAESDRVGHLAARLATLGPAATLARGYAVVQGLPTDGPPHVLHSVNDAPAGARLRIRVADGALTALSKGAVDDEQGGADEAH; encoded by the coding sequence GCGCGGTGTGGGTCGAAGGCCAGATCGCCCAGCTGACGCTGCGGCCGAACTCCAACACGGCGTTCATCACGTTGCGTGACCCGGCTGCGGACATGTCGCTGTCGTTGACCTGCCCGCGGGATCTGGTCGTCAACGCCCCGGTGCGGATGACCGACGGCACCCAGGTGATCGTGTTCGGCAAACCGAATTTCTACACCGGACGCGGCACGTTCTCCCTGCGAGTCAGCGAGATCCGGGCCGTCGGGATCGGTGAACTGCTCGCGCGCATCGAACGGCTGCGCCGGCTGCTCGATGCCGAGGGCCTGTTCGATCCGCGGCTCAAGCGCTCGTTGCCGTTCCTGCCCGACACCATCGGCCTGATCACCGGCCGCGCGTCGGCGGCCGAGCACGACATCATGGCGGTCACCACCGGGCGCTGGCCGGCGGTGCGCTTTTCGGTGCGCCACACGGTGGTGCAGGGACCCAATGCGGTGCCGCAGATCGTCGAGGCGCTCCGGGGCCTCGACGCCGACCCTGCCGTTGACGTCATCGTCCTGGCCCGTGGCGGCGGCAGCGTCGAAGATCTGCTGCCGTTCTCCGATGAGACGTTGTGTCGCGAGATCGCGCGCTGCACGACGCCGGTGGTCAGCGCGATCGGCCACGAACCGGACAACCCGCTGTGCGATCTGGTCGCCGATGTCCGGGCGGCGACGCCGACCGACGCGGCCAAGCGGATCGTCCCGGACACCGGCGCCGAGCAGGCACTGGTCAAGGATCTGCGCTCACGTAGCGCACGGGCGCTGCGCAACTGGGTCAACCGGGAACAGCACGCCGTGACGCAGCTGCGCAGCAGACCCGTGCTGGCCCGTCCACTCGAGGCGATCGACGCCCGCGGCGAGGAGATCCACCGCGCGCGGCGCACCGCCCGCCGCGACATCACCCGGCTGCTGGCAGCCGAGTCGGATCGGGTCGGGCATCTGGCTGCGCGGCTGGCCACGCTCGGCCCGGCGGCCACGCTGGCCCGCGGCTACGCGGTGGTGCAGGGACTGCCCACCGACGGGCCGCCGCATGTGCTGCACTCGGTGAACGACGCCCCCGCGGGCGCCCGGTTGCGCATCCGGGTGGCCGACGGGGCGCTCACGGCGCTCAGTAAAGGCGCAGTCGACGACGAGCAGGGAGGCGCCGATGAAGCCCATTAG
- a CDS encoding exodeoxyribonuclease VII small subunit, protein MKPISELGYEEARDELIDVVQRLEHGGLDLDASLALWERGEELAKCCEEHLAGARKRVEQALAAKDDDEG, encoded by the coding sequence ATGAAGCCCATTAGTGAACTCGGATACGAAGAAGCCCGCGATGAGCTGATCGACGTCGTGCAGCGCCTCGAGCATGGCGGGCTCGACCTCGACGCTTCTCTGGCGCTTTGGGAAAGAGGCGAAGAGCTGGCCAAATGCTGCGAAGAGCACCTGGCCGGAGCGCGCAAACGGGTCGAGCAGGCACTGGCCGCCAAAGACGACGACGAAGGTTGA
- a CDS encoding 3-beta-hydroxysteroid dehydrogenase gives MADATLQTDLGRVLVTGGSGFVGANLVTELLERGLEVRAFDRVASRLPEHPRLEVLEGDITDTDDVAAAVDGIDTVFHTAAIIDLMGGGSPSGEARKRSFAVNVTGTENLVRAAQKAGVQRFVYTASNSVVMGGQEISGGDETLPYTDRFADLYTETKVVAEKFVLGQNGEQGMLTCSIRPSGIWGRGDQTMFRKVFESVLAGHVKVLVGSKEVKLDNSYVHNLVHGFILAAQHLVPGGTAPGQAYFINDGEPINMFEFSRPVVEACGERLPTFRVPGRLVWMAMRVWQFLHFKIGLPKPLLEPLAVERIYLDNYFSIAKAQRDLGYQPLYTTEQALEHCLPYYVELFERMKAETGEPVVHAAAPTPPKG, from the coding sequence ATGGCTGATGCGACGCTGCAGACTGATCTGGGCCGGGTTCTGGTCACCGGCGGTTCGGGTTTCGTCGGTGCCAACCTGGTCACCGAGCTGCTGGAGCGGGGACTGGAGGTCCGCGCCTTCGACCGGGTCGCGTCCCGGTTGCCCGAGCATCCTCGCCTCGAGGTGCTCGAGGGCGACATCACCGACACTGACGACGTCGCCGCCGCGGTCGACGGCATCGACACGGTATTCCACACCGCCGCGATCATCGATCTGATGGGCGGCGGCTCCCCCTCCGGGGAGGCACGCAAACGCAGCTTCGCGGTCAATGTCACCGGCACCGAGAACCTCGTGCGCGCCGCCCAGAAAGCCGGTGTGCAGCGCTTCGTCTACACCGCCTCCAACAGCGTGGTCATGGGTGGCCAGGAGATCTCCGGCGGTGACGAAACCCTGCCCTACACCGACCGATTCGCCGACCTGTACACCGAGACGAAGGTGGTGGCCGAGAAGTTCGTGCTGGGCCAGAACGGGGAGCAGGGCATGCTGACCTGTTCGATCCGGCCCAGCGGCATCTGGGGCCGCGGCGATCAGACCATGTTCCGCAAGGTGTTCGAAAGCGTTCTCGCCGGCCACGTCAAGGTCCTGGTCGGCAGCAAGGAGGTCAAGCTCGACAACTCCTACGTGCACAACCTCGTTCACGGATTCATCCTCGCTGCGCAGCATCTGGTGCCCGGCGGCACCGCGCCCGGGCAGGCCTACTTCATCAACGACGGCGAGCCGATCAACATGTTCGAGTTCTCCCGGCCGGTGGTCGAGGCGTGCGGCGAGCGGCTGCCCACATTCCGGGTTCCCGGCCGGCTGGTGTGGATGGCCATGCGGGTATGGCAGTTCCTGCACTTCAAGATCGGCCTGCCCAAGCCGCTGCTGGAACCGCTTGCGGTGGAGCGGATCTACCTGGACAACTACTTCTCGATCGCGAAGGCGCAGCGTGACCTGGGTTACCAACCGCTGTACACCACCGAGCAGGCGCTCGAACACTGCCTGCCCTATTACGTCGAGCTGTTCGAGCGGATGAAGGCCGAGACGGGCGAACCCGTCGTGCACGCCGCCGCGCCGACACCGCCGAAGGGCTGA